One genomic segment of Elgaria multicarinata webbii isolate HBS135686 ecotype San Diego chromosome 21, rElgMul1.1.pri, whole genome shotgun sequence includes these proteins:
- the RFX5 gene encoding DNA-binding protein RFX5: MAEDNELFVKLVENGGETLEAEAQGSPTEPSTLLQKLKGAISKSVQSKVDCILQVVQRFSDHAKLYLYLQLPSGPSSAEKNLDLTSLGSVEHMHACTWIRNHLEEYPDTCLPKQDVYDAYKQYCDDLCRRSLSAANFGKIIREIFPNIKARRLGGRGQSKYCYSGIRRKTVVHMPPLPSLDLKETETPERVEVVQSYNDEVMDAACALTCDWAEKILKRSFNNILEVAQFLIQQHIISSRSAHADLVMAMVVSETAESHREKRAPQTAKKVEPETPENTSKTQPPAKTENAPKPMAAAPRSEAKKATDAPAKPASRPQVNALVARLPLLLPRVRVQPGDRLVVAPGAAAMHASPPVLAPKLTPAPIGGTVKMALSVSPASSALLAPAVNAPPGLVGQQGAVPVINMMPVINVAMPPRAEIPPKFKSLPSAGGVNGCEAGRSPCEPQKAKAPSKRPADTSEEATVRRKRGRPRKKLDEPEPPSSEKKTAEERSTKPEADSDIIVVTVGYEDRAASSSSYRRAQEEKPEVDALRVGEAVRPPLQGPSGEGPARPNSLIVSPSAKATVQPSQVSVIKGRKPSPPILAKETGSDSQEPLRLAQGAPVPGSSAPASTARDSDEPGRCSSSDSELQPTDLSLGKLRPPFPKDCSDAANLRASSVRLHRISSDQGKATETASHPSTQAPSR, from the exons ATGGCAGAGGACAACGAACTGTTCGTGAAACTCGTGGAAAACGGGGGCGAAACCTTGGAGGCGGAGGCacagggcagccccacagagccGAGTACCTTACTGCAGAAACTGAAAGGCGCCATCTC GAAGTCTGTCCAGAGCAAAGTCGACTGCATACTG CAAGTTGTCCAGAGATTTTCTGATCATGCCAAACTTTATCTCTACCTCCAGCTGCCTTCCGGTCCAAGTTCAGCAGAGAAAAA CTTGGACCTCACATCCCTGGGCTCGGTTGAACACATGCACGCCTGCACCTGGATCCGGAATCACCTGGAAGAGTACCCGGACACCTGCCTGCCCAAACAAGACGTGTACGATGCCTACAA gcagtACTGCGATGACCTCTGCAGACGCTCTCTGAGCGCCGCGAATTTCGGTAAGATCATCCGGGAGATCTTCCCGAACATCAAGGCGAGGAGACTGGGCGGACGCGGGCAGTCGAAATAT TGCTACAGCGGGATACGGAGGAAAACGGTGGTCCACATGCCTCCTCTTCCCAGCCTGGATCTTAAAGAAACCGAGACG CCGGAGCGGGTGGAAGTGGTCCAGTCTTACAACGACGAAGTGATGGACGCGGCCTGCGCCTTGACCTGCGACTGGGCCGAGAAGATACTCAAGCGGTCCTTCAACAACATTCTGGAGGTGGCGCAGTTCTTGATCCAGCAGCATATCATCAGCTCTCGTTCGGCGCACGCCGATCTCGTCATGGCCATGGTGGTCTCAG AGACTGCGGAGAGCCACAGGGAAAAACGGGCCCCTCAAACCGCAAAAAAGGTTGAGCCAGAAACACCGGAGAATACATCCAAAACACAGCCTCCG GCCAAAACCGAAAACGCCCCCAAGCCCATGGCTGCAGCGCCGCGGAGCGAGGCAAAGAAGGCCACGGACGCCCCTGCCAAGCCAGCCAGCCGCCCGCAGGTCAACGCCTTAGTGGCCCGCCTGCCCTTGCTGCTGCCCCGGGTCCGGGTCCAGCCCGGGGACCGTTTGGTGGTGGCCCCGGGAGCTGCGGCCATGCACGCCTCTCCCCCTGTCTTGGCGCCCAAACTGACGCCCGCACCCATCGGGGGGACGGTCAAAATGGCTCTCTCGGTGAGCCCGGCCTCCTCCGCTCTGCTGGCCCCGGCAGTGAATGCGCCCCCCGGCCTGGTGGGCCAACAGGGTGCCGTCCCGGTCATCAACATGATGCCAGTCATCAACGTGGCGATGCCCCCCCGGGCTGAGATCCCGCCGAAGTTCAAGAGTCTGCCTAGCGCCGGAGGGGTGAATGGGTGCGAAGCTGGGCGGAGTCCCTGCGAGCCACAGAAAGCCAAGGCCCCCAGCAAGCGGCCGGCGGATACATCCGAGGAGGCGACGGTGAGGAGGAAGCGTGGCCGACCCCGGAAGAAGTTGGATGAACCGGAGCCCCCTTCGTCGGAGAAGAAGACCGCTGAAGAGCGGTCGACCAAACCCGAGGCCGACTCCGACATCATCGTCGTCACCGTGGGTTACGAGGATCGtgccgcttcctcctcctcctaccggAGGGCGCAAGAGGAGAAACCAGAAGTGGACGCGCTCCGGGTGGGAGAAGCCGTGCGGCCGCCCCTGCAGGGCCCCAGTGGGGAGGGCCCCGCCAGGCCCAACAGCCTCATTGTCAGTCCTTCCGCAAAAGCGACTGTCCAGCCCTCCCAAGTGAGCGTCATCAAAGGCCGGAAGCCCAGCCCTCCTATCCTGGCCAAAGAGACAGGAAGCGACTCGCAGGAGCCTTTGCGGCTGGCTCAAGGCGCGCCGGTGCCCGGAAGCAGCGCCCCGGCGTCCACGGCGAGGGACTCGGACGAGCCGGGGCGGTGCAGCTCCTCGGATTCGGAGCTCCAGCCCACCGACCTTTCCCTCGGCAAACTGCGCCCGCCATTTCCCAAGGATTGCTCGGACGCCGCCAACTTGCGGGCGTCGTCGGTGCGTTTGCACCGGATCAGCTCAGACCAGGGGAAGGCAACGGAGACCGCCAGCCACCCGTCGACGCAGGCCCCTAGTCGATAA